Proteins encoded together in one Variovorax paradoxus EPS window:
- a CDS encoding XdhC family protein has protein sequence MENLDVMVLRTLRDWRQAGKRALLTTVVRTWGSSPRPVGSIMALADDGAVVGSVSGGCIEDDLIARYSRAHGNGESVPLGTPPALVKYGITADEAHRFGLPCGGTLELLLEYDPDAAALDTLVAQLEKGRLMQRTVTLATGAVKLTEATAPDELKVDDTELTNTFGPEYRMLLIGAGQLAEYLATMAKFSGFAVTLCDPRAEYRTAWSLPGVTITTEMPDDAVLAFRPDRRSCVVALTHDPKLDDLALLEALQSDAFYVGAIGSRRNAEARRDRMIEHFDQTDESLARLRGPIGIYIGSKTPPEIAVSVMAEILAVKNTVPLPREMEVARAKERLAA, from the coding sequence ATGGAAAACCTCGACGTCATGGTCCTGCGCACGCTACGCGACTGGCGGCAGGCCGGCAAGCGCGCGCTGCTGACCACCGTGGTGCGCACCTGGGGCTCGTCGCCCCGGCCGGTCGGCTCGATCATGGCGCTGGCGGACGATGGCGCGGTGGTCGGTTCGGTCTCGGGCGGCTGCATCGAGGACGACTTGATCGCGCGCTACAGCCGCGCGCACGGCAACGGCGAGAGCGTGCCCTTGGGCACGCCGCCCGCACTCGTGAAGTACGGCATCACCGCCGACGAGGCGCACCGCTTCGGCTTGCCCTGCGGCGGCACGCTGGAGCTGCTGCTCGAATACGACCCCGATGCCGCCGCGCTCGACACGCTCGTGGCCCAGCTCGAAAAAGGCCGGCTCATGCAGCGCACCGTGACGCTCGCGACCGGCGCGGTGAAGCTCACCGAAGCCACCGCACCCGACGAGCTCAAGGTGGACGACACCGAGCTCACCAACACCTTCGGCCCCGAGTACCGCATGTTGCTCATCGGTGCCGGCCAGCTCGCCGAGTACCTCGCGACGATGGCCAAGTTCAGCGGCTTCGCGGTCACGTTGTGCGATCCGCGCGCCGAGTACCGCACCGCGTGGTCGCTGCCCGGCGTGACGATCACGACCGAGATGCCTGACGACGCGGTGCTGGCCTTCCGGCCCGACCGCCGCAGCTGCGTGGTCGCGCTCACGCACGATCCGAAGCTCGACGACCTTGCGCTGCTCGAGGCCTTGCAGAGCGATGCGTTCTACGTGGGCGCCATCGGCTCGCGCCGCAATGCCGAGGCGCGGCGCGACCGCATGATCGAGCACTTCGACCAGACCGACGAGTCGCTCGCGCGCCTTCGCGGCCCCATCGGCATCTACATCGGCAGCAAGACGCCGCCGGAGATCGCGGTGAGCGTGATGGCCGAGATTCTTGCGGTGAAGAACACGGTGCCGCTGCCGCGCGAGATGGAAGTGGCACGCGCCAAGGAGCGCTTGGCCGCTTGA
- the mnhG gene encoding monovalent cation/H(+) antiporter subunit G — protein sequence MTDPVLGPLPLWAEIVTAVFVVLGAAFAAIGSFGLVRLPTFFRRIHAPTLGATGGVWSMTVATIVYFSVQSHGIFLHAVLIVLFVALTTPVTTIFLMRAALFRERQKSGDVPPSAQSDQAPIPKRMAEEE from the coding sequence ATGACCGATCCAGTGCTGGGCCCGCTGCCGCTTTGGGCCGAAATCGTCACCGCGGTGTTCGTGGTCTTGGGCGCGGCCTTCGCGGCCATCGGCTCCTTCGGCCTGGTACGGCTGCCGACCTTCTTTCGCCGCATCCACGCGCCCACGCTGGGCGCCACCGGCGGCGTGTGGTCGATGACGGTCGCCACCATCGTCTATTTCTCGGTGCAGAGCCACGGCATCTTCCTGCACGCGGTGCTGATCGTGCTGTTCGTGGCGCTCACCACGCCGGTCACCACCATCTTCCTGATGCGCGCGGCGCTGTTCCGCGAGCGGCAAAAGAGCGGCGACGTCCCTCCTTCTGCGCAGTCGGACCAGGCGCCGATCCCCAAGCGGATGGCCGAGGAAGAGTAG
- a CDS encoding K+/H+ antiporter subunit F, producing MTPILFWSLKFALFLLAVAMLCALTRLLIGPSAQDRVMALDCLYINGMLMMLVLGIVYASDVYFGAAMLIALFGFVGSTVMAKFLLRGEVIE from the coding sequence ATGACGCCCATCCTCTTCTGGTCGCTCAAGTTCGCGCTGTTCCTGCTGGCGGTGGCGATGCTGTGCGCCCTCACCCGCCTCCTGATCGGACCCTCCGCGCAAGACCGTGTGATGGCGCTGGACTGCCTCTACATCAACGGCATGCTGATGATGCTGGTGCTGGGCATCGTCTACGCGAGCGACGTGTACTTCGGTGCCGCCATGCTGATCGCGCTGTTCGGCTTCGTGGGCTCGACGGTGATGGCCAAGTTCCTGCTGCGCGGGGAGGTGATCGAATGA
- a CDS encoding Na+/H+ antiporter subunit E, whose amino-acid sequence MKRLIPSPPLSFALFIVWLLLNQSVEASTLLSGVLLAIVVPLLTKGLRPATVRMRRPGVALKLWLVVLYDMSHSVFAVTRALLSRRSEQIQSKFVLIPLDMRDPNGLAVLAMIMCLTPGTAWGEVAFDRSVLLIHVFDLEDEAAFIAQIKTRYERPLMEIFES is encoded by the coding sequence ATGAAACGCCTGATTCCTTCGCCGCCGCTGTCGTTCGCGCTCTTCATCGTCTGGCTGCTGCTCAACCAGTCGGTCGAGGCCAGCACGCTGCTGTCCGGCGTGCTGCTGGCCATCGTGGTGCCGCTGCTGACCAAGGGCCTGCGGCCCGCCACGGTGCGCATGCGCCGCCCCGGCGTGGCGCTGAAGCTCTGGCTGGTCGTGCTCTACGACATGTCGCATTCCGTGTTCGCGGTCACGCGCGCGCTGCTGAGCCGGCGCAGCGAACAGATCCAGTCGAAGTTTGTCCTCATCCCGCTGGACATGCGCGACCCCAACGGCCTCGCGGTGCTCGCGATGATCATGTGCCTCACGCCCGGCACCGCCTGGGGCGAGGTCGCCTTCGACCGCAGCGTGCTGCTGATCCACGTGTTCGACCTGGAGGACGAAGCCGCCTTCATCGCGCAGATCAAGACCCGCTACGAACGCCCGCTGATGGAGATCTTCGAATCATGA
- a CDS encoding monovalent cation/H+ antiporter subunit D, producing MSEVFRLLDQLLEFSMPHLVAVPILVPMLTAALMLLLGENRRRAKSFLSVVSGLVGLLAALALLRWVNAADTGGGAGSIGVYLPGNWHAPFGIVLVADRLSTMMVALTGVVAFAASIYSTSRWDRAGVHFHPLLQLQLMGLNGAFLTGDLFNLFVFFEVMLAASYGLLLHGSGRLRVQAGLHYIAINLAASSLFLIGASMLYGATGTLNMADLGLRIAQIAPADRGLVHAAAAILFTAFFAKAGAWPLNFWLVPAYSAAVSPVGAVFALLTKLGVYTVLRLWTVLFAPDTGDSAAFGQVVLIGAGIATLFVAAIGIVGTQRLSNLAGFSVLISAGTLLAAVGLGQPAVWAGALFYLLSSTLAVSAFFLLTDMIERWRNAGMSVAPHEAAGNAPFLAEDLRALDDVNLDDNAQALYGRAIPAGVAFLGLSFMICTLLLTGLPPLSGFVGKFAMLSGLMGGSAAITVAGWTFLVLLIASGFLALIALTRTGIRHFWTQPHGNLPSLPAVEVLPVAGLIAACIALTVWAEPVMRHAMATAEGLRTAGAYRAAVMSARQVPNPPKADAKGATP from the coding sequence ATGAGCGAAGTCTTCCGCCTTCTCGACCAGCTGCTCGAATTCAGCATGCCGCACCTGGTGGCGGTGCCGATCCTGGTGCCGATGCTCACCGCCGCGCTGATGCTGCTGCTGGGCGAGAACCGGCGCCGCGCCAAGTCGTTCCTGAGCGTGGTCTCGGGCCTGGTGGGCCTTCTGGCCGCGCTCGCGCTGCTGCGCTGGGTGAACGCGGCCGACACCGGCGGCGGGGCGGGCTCCATCGGCGTCTACCTGCCCGGAAACTGGCACGCGCCCTTCGGCATCGTGCTGGTGGCCGACCGGCTCTCGACCATGATGGTGGCGCTCACCGGCGTGGTCGCCTTCGCCGCATCCATCTATTCCACCTCGCGCTGGGACCGCGCGGGCGTGCACTTCCATCCGCTGCTGCAATTGCAGCTCATGGGCCTGAACGGCGCCTTCCTCACCGGCGACCTGTTCAACCTCTTCGTGTTCTTCGAGGTGATGCTGGCCGCCTCTTACGGCCTGCTGCTGCACGGCTCCGGACGGCTGCGGGTGCAGGCCGGGCTGCACTACATCGCGATCAACCTCGCGGCTTCGTCGCTGTTCCTCATCGGCGCGTCGATGCTCTACGGCGCCACCGGCACGCTGAACATGGCCGACCTGGGGCTGCGCATCGCCCAGATCGCGCCGGCCGACCGCGGCCTGGTGCATGCGGCCGCGGCCATCCTCTTCACCGCCTTCTTCGCCAAGGCCGGCGCGTGGCCGCTCAACTTCTGGCTGGTGCCGGCCTACAGCGCGGCGGTGTCGCCGGTGGGCGCGGTGTTCGCGCTGCTCACCAAGCTGGGGGTCTACACCGTGCTGCGCCTGTGGACCGTGCTCTTCGCGCCCGACACCGGCGACTCGGCGGCGTTCGGCCAGGTGGTGCTGATCGGCGCGGGCATCGCCACGCTCTTCGTTGCCGCCATCGGCATCGTCGGCACGCAGCGCCTGTCGAACCTCGCGGGCTTCAGCGTGCTGATCTCGGCCGGCACGCTGCTCGCGGCGGTGGGCCTCGGCCAACCGGCGGTGTGGGCCGGCGCGCTGTTCTACCTCCTGAGCTCGACGCTGGCAGTGAGCGCCTTCTTCCTGCTCACCGACATGATCGAGCGCTGGCGCAACGCCGGCATGAGCGTGGCGCCGCACGAGGCCGCGGGCAACGCGCCGTTCCTTGCGGAAGACCTGCGCGCGCTCGACGACGTGAACCTCGACGACAACGCGCAGGCGCTCTACGGCCGCGCCATCCCGGCCGGCGTTGCCTTCCTCGGCCTGAGCTTCATGATCTGCACGCTGCTGCTCACCGGCTTGCCGCCGCTGTCGGGCTTCGTCGGCAAGTTCGCGATGCTCTCGGGGCTCATGGGCGGCAGTGCGGCGATCACCGTCGCGGGCTGGACCTTCCTCGTGCTGCTGATCGCCTCCGGCTTCCTCGCGCTGATCGCGCTCACGCGCACCGGCATCCGCCACTTCTGGACCCAGCCGCACGGGAACCTGCCCTCGCTGCCCGCAGTTGAAGTGCTGCCCGTGGCCGGCCTCATCGCCGCCTGCATCGCGCTCACTGTCTGGGCCGAGCCGGTGATGCGCCATGCAATGGCCACCGCCGAAGGTCTGCGCACGGCCGGCGCCTACCGCGCGGCGGTGATGAGCGCGCGACAGGTGCCGAATCCGCCGAAGGCCGACGCGAAGGGCGCCACGCCATGA
- a CDS encoding Na+/H+ antiporter subunit C, which translates to MEIVLAIAIGVLTGSGVYLLLRPRTFQVIMGLTLISYAVNLFIFSMGRLKVDSEPVLIPGFAATLANTADPMPQALVLTAIVIGFAMTALFLVVLLASRGLTGTDHVDGEERQEQEEARE; encoded by the coding sequence ATGGAAATCGTGCTCGCCATCGCCATCGGCGTACTGACCGGCTCGGGCGTCTACCTGCTGCTGCGTCCGCGCACCTTCCAGGTGATCATGGGCCTCACGCTCATCTCTTACGCGGTCAACCTCTTCATCTTCAGCATGGGCCGGCTCAAGGTCGACAGCGAGCCGGTGCTGATCCCCGGCTTCGCGGCCACGCTGGCCAACACCGCCGACCCGATGCCGCAGGCGCTGGTGCTCACCGCCATCGTCATCGGCTTCGCGATGACCGCGCTGTTCCTCGTGGTGCTGCTGGCTTCGCGCGGATTGACGGGCACCGACCATGTGGACGGCGAAGAGCGCCAGGAACAGGAAGAGGCGCGCGAATGA
- a CDS encoding monovalent cation/H+ antiporter subunit A has product MPLVFLVALPFIASVLAALMPSNARNRESTLAGLVALGCALQVAWFFPQIAHGNVLRQEIEWLPALGLNLVFRMDGFAWLFCMLVLGIGALVVLYARYYMSASDPVPRFFSFFLAFMGAMMGVVLSGNLIQMVLFWELTSLFSFLLIGYWHHRRDARRGARMALTVTGAGGLCLLAGVLVLGRIVGSYDLDVVLASGDLIRAHALYPVALVLVLLGAFTKSAQFPFHFWLPRAMAAPTPVSAYLHSATMVKLGVFLMARLWPVLSGTEQWFWLVGGAGAITLLLGGFIAMFQRDLKALLAYSTISHLGLITLLLGLNSPLAAVAAVFHVMNHATFKASLFMAAGIIDHETGTRDIRKLSGLMRLMPITGTLAIIASASMAGVPLLNGFLSKEMFFAETVFIQSTPWVDFSLPVIATIAGIFSVAYSARFVFDVFFGPPCGDEVPKHPHEPPHWMRVPVELLVLICLVVGVAPAWSVGPMLAAAATPVVGGTLPEYSLAVWHGFNLPLVMSFVALAGGAALYLLQRRRRAGGGLEHTPLLHRFDGQVIFEHLLALMSEAGRRSRRLFGTRRMQTQLLLLVVVAVAGAFAALMQTPAGTGTRELLPFSPMFAMTWLIGGVCAIAAAWQAKFHRLAALMLAAAAGLVSCVTYIWFSAPDLALTQLVVEAVTTVLILLGLRWLPMRSKDVIQPARARLRPWGRRGRDLLVAIVAGGGMAALAWAMMTRTFPQSISPFFLERALTEGGGTNVVNVMLVDFRGFDTFGEITVLGVVALTVYALLRRFRPAIESMALPPQQRAQSDDGSSDLLNPRRAKDTAVGYLMVPAVLVRLLLPLSVLVSVYFFMRGHNAPGGGFVAGLVMSVALVLQFIVSGTEWVEEHLRIYPRRWIAIGLLFALATGSGAVFFGYPFLTTHTAHLHLPVLGDIHVPSALFFDIGVFALVLGATMLILTALAHQSIRSHRWADEQAEKEAQAESEAVEGAH; this is encoded by the coding sequence ATGCCCCTGGTCTTTCTCGTCGCACTCCCCTTCATCGCCAGCGTGCTGGCCGCGTTGATGCCGTCCAACGCGCGCAACAGGGAGTCGACCCTCGCGGGCCTCGTCGCACTGGGCTGCGCCCTCCAGGTTGCATGGTTCTTTCCGCAGATCGCGCACGGCAATGTGCTGCGGCAAGAGATCGAATGGCTCCCCGCCCTGGGCCTGAACCTCGTGTTCCGCATGGACGGCTTCGCGTGGCTCTTCTGCATGCTGGTGCTGGGCATCGGCGCGCTGGTGGTGCTCTATGCGCGCTACTACATGTCGGCCTCCGACCCGGTGCCGCGCTTCTTCTCGTTCTTCCTCGCGTTCATGGGCGCGATGATGGGCGTGGTGCTCTCGGGCAACCTCATCCAGATGGTGCTGTTCTGGGAGCTCACCAGCCTCTTCTCGTTCCTGCTGATCGGCTACTGGCACCACCGGCGCGATGCGCGGCGCGGCGCGCGCATGGCTCTCACCGTCACCGGCGCGGGGGGCCTGTGCCTGCTGGCGGGCGTGCTGGTGCTGGGGCGCATCGTCGGCAGCTACGACCTCGACGTGGTGCTGGCCTCGGGCGACCTGATTCGCGCGCATGCGCTCTACCCGGTCGCGCTGGTGCTGGTGCTGCTCGGCGCCTTCACCAAGAGCGCTCAGTTCCCGTTCCATTTCTGGCTGCCGCGCGCCATGGCCGCGCCCACGCCGGTGTCGGCCTACCTGCACTCGGCCACGATGGTGAAGCTGGGCGTGTTCCTCATGGCGCGCCTGTGGCCCGTGCTCTCGGGCACCGAGCAGTGGTTCTGGCTGGTGGGCGGCGCGGGTGCGATCACGCTGCTGCTCGGCGGCTTCATCGCGATGTTCCAGCGCGACCTGAAGGCGCTCTTGGCCTACTCGACCATCTCGCACCTCGGGCTCATTACGCTGCTGCTGGGCCTGAACAGCCCGCTCGCAGCCGTGGCGGCAGTGTTCCACGTCATGAACCACGCGACCTTCAAGGCCTCGCTCTTCATGGCCGCCGGCATCATCGACCACGAGACCGGCACGCGCGACATCCGCAAGCTCAGCGGCCTCATGCGGCTGATGCCGATCACCGGCACGCTGGCCATCATTGCCAGCGCCTCGATGGCCGGCGTGCCGCTGCTCAACGGCTTTCTCTCGAAAGAAATGTTCTTCGCCGAGACGGTGTTCATCCAGTCCACGCCGTGGGTCGATTTCAGCCTGCCGGTCATCGCGACCATCGCCGGCATCTTCAGCGTGGCGTATTCCGCGCGCTTCGTGTTCGACGTGTTTTTCGGCCCGCCGTGCGGCGACGAAGTGCCCAAGCATCCGCACGAGCCGCCGCACTGGATGCGCGTGCCGGTCGAGCTGCTGGTGCTGATCTGCCTCGTGGTGGGCGTCGCGCCGGCGTGGTCCGTCGGGCCGATGCTGGCGGCGGCCGCCACCCCGGTCGTCGGCGGCACGCTGCCCGAATACAGCCTGGCCGTGTGGCACGGCTTCAACCTGCCGCTCGTGATGAGCTTCGTGGCGCTCGCGGGCGGCGCGGCGCTCTACCTGCTGCAGCGACGCCGCCGCGCGGGCGGCGGCCTCGAACACACGCCGCTCCTGCACCGCTTCGACGGCCAGGTCATCTTCGAGCACCTGCTCGCGCTCATGAGCGAAGCCGGCCGGCGCAGCCGCCGCCTTTTCGGCACGCGCCGCATGCAGACGCAACTCCTTCTGCTGGTGGTCGTGGCGGTGGCCGGCGCCTTCGCCGCGCTGATGCAGACACCCGCGGGCACCGGCACGCGCGAGCTGCTGCCGTTCTCGCCGATGTTCGCGATGACCTGGCTGATCGGCGGCGTCTGCGCGATCGCCGCTGCCTGGCAGGCCAAGTTCCACCGCCTCGCCGCGCTGATGCTGGCCGCGGCCGCGGGCCTGGTCTCGTGCGTGACCTACATCTGGTTCTCGGCGCCCGACCTCGCGCTCACGCAGCTGGTGGTCGAGGCGGTGACCACGGTGCTGATCCTCCTGGGCCTGCGCTGGCTGCCGATGCGCAGCAAGGACGTCATTCAACCCGCGCGCGCCCGCCTTCGCCCCTGGGGCCGGCGCGGGCGCGACCTGCTGGTGGCCATCGTGGCCGGCGGCGGCATGGCGGCGCTGGCCTGGGCCATGATGACGCGCACCTTCCCGCAGAGCATCTCGCCCTTCTTCCTGGAGCGCGCGCTCACCGAGGGCGGCGGCACCAACGTGGTCAACGTGATGCTGGTCGACTTCCGCGGCTTCGACACCTTCGGAGAGATCACGGTGCTCGGCGTGGTCGCGCTCACCGTGTACGCGCTGCTGCGGCGCTTCCGCCCGGCCATCGAGTCGATGGCGTTGCCGCCGCAGCAGCGCGCGCAATCCGACGACGGCAGCAGCGATTTGCTGAACCCGCGCCGCGCCAAGGACACCGCCGTGGGCTACCTCATGGTGCCGGCCGTGCTGGTGCGCCTGTTGCTGCCGCTGTCGGTGCTGGTGTCGGTCTACTTCTTCATGCGCGGCCACAACGCGCCGGGCGGCGGCTTCGTCGCGGGGCTGGTGATGTCGGTGGCACTGGTGCTGCAGTTCATCGTCTCGGGCACCGAGTGGGTCGAGGAGCACCTGCGCATCTACCCGCGCCGCTGGATCGCCATCGGCCTCCTGTTCGCGCTCGCGACCGGCAGCGGTGCGGTGTTCTTCGGCTATCCGTTCCTCACCACGCACACCGCCCACCTGCATCTGCCGGTGCTGGGCGACATCCACGTGCCCAGCGCCCTCTTCTTCGACATCGGCGTGTTCGCGCTGGTGCTCGGCGCCACCATGCTGATCCTCACCGCGCTGGCCCACCAGTCCATCCGCAGCCACCGCTGGGCCGACGAGCAGGCCGAGAAGGAAGCGCAGGCCGAGTCCGAGGCTGTGGAGGGAGCGCACTGA
- the crcB gene encoding fluoride efflux transporter CrcB, translating into MLLPILAICVGASVGALARWGLALWFGVGGLMPWGTLAANLIGGYLIGIAIAVFQLLPDLDPVWRLALVTGFLGGLTTFSSFSAEVTTMLLEGRLGVAMLTASAHLGGSLFCTWLGIRTVQAFSA; encoded by the coding sequence ATGCTGCTTCCGATTCTTGCGATCTGCGTCGGCGCCTCGGTCGGCGCTTTGGCCCGCTGGGGCCTGGCCCTCTGGTTCGGCGTTGGTGGTCTCATGCCCTGGGGCACGCTGGCGGCCAACCTGATCGGCGGCTATCTCATCGGCATCGCCATCGCCGTGTTCCAGTTGCTGCCCGACCTCGATCCGGTCTGGCGGCTCGCGCTGGTGACCGGTTTTCTCGGCGGCCTCACGACCTTCTCGAGCTTCTCGGCCGAGGTCACGACCATGCTGCTCGAAGGCCGGCTCGGCGTGGCCATGCTGACGGCCTCGGCCCACCTGGGCGGCTCGCTCTTTTGCACCTGGTTGGGCATCCGCACGGTGCAGGCGTTCTCAGCCTGA
- a CDS encoding TRAP transporter large permease yields MSDIAIAGLLIAALFLILGSGVWIGLTLSGVAWIAMQIFSSRPAGDAMAVTIWGSASSWTLTALPLFVWMGEILFRTRLSQDMFKGLAPWMQSLPGRLLHTNVVGCAVFAAVSGSSAATCATIGKMSLPELKRRGYPDDMVIGTLAGAGTLGLLIPPSIIMIVYGVSADVSIARLFIAGVIPGILLALLFSGYIVFWALRNPDKVPAADAKLPFKEKLKASMSLIPVALLILSVLGSIYAGIATATEAAAVGVVGAMVISGAQGSLTWHSFKEALLGATRLYCMMALILAGAAFLTLAMGYIGLPRHLAEWIGSLGLSKFQLILMLAAFYIVLGCFLDGISMVVLTMGVIMPTVIAAGIDPVWFGIFVVLVVEMAQITPPVGFNLFVLQGMTGKDLLYIARVTLPMFVLMMAAVLLIYFVPQLVTWLPQQMAP; encoded by the coding sequence ATGAGTGACATCGCCATCGCGGGCCTCCTGATCGCCGCGCTCTTCCTCATCCTGGGAAGCGGCGTGTGGATCGGCCTCACGCTCTCGGGCGTGGCATGGATCGCCATGCAGATCTTCTCGTCGCGCCCTGCCGGCGACGCCATGGCCGTGACCATCTGGGGCTCGGCCTCGAGCTGGACGCTCACCGCGCTGCCGCTCTTCGTGTGGATGGGCGAGATCCTGTTCCGCACGAGGCTTTCGCAGGACATGTTCAAGGGCCTCGCGCCCTGGATGCAGAGCCTGCCGGGCCGGCTCCTGCACACCAACGTGGTGGGCTGCGCGGTGTTCGCCGCGGTGTCGGGCTCCAGCGCCGCCACCTGCGCCACCATCGGCAAGATGAGCCTGCCGGAGCTCAAGCGCCGCGGCTACCCCGACGACATGGTCATCGGCACGCTGGCCGGTGCCGGCACGCTCGGGCTCCTGATCCCGCCCTCGATCATCATGATCGTCTACGGGGTGAGCGCGGACGTTTCGATCGCGCGGCTGTTCATCGCGGGCGTCATCCCGGGCATCCTGCTCGCGCTGCTGTTCTCGGGCTACATCGTGTTCTGGGCGCTGCGCAACCCCGACAAGGTGCCCGCGGCCGACGCGAAGCTGCCTTTCAAGGAGAAGCTCAAGGCCTCGATGTCGCTGATCCCCGTGGCGCTGCTGATCCTGTCGGTGCTCGGCTCCATCTACGCGGGCATTGCCACGGCCACCGAGGCGGCGGCCGTGGGCGTGGTCGGCGCGATGGTCATCTCGGGCGCACAGGGGTCGCTCACCTGGCACAGCTTCAAGGAAGCGCTGCTGGGCGCCACGCGCCTCTACTGCATGATGGCGTTGATCCTCGCAGGCGCAGCCTTCCTCACATTGGCGATGGGCTACATCGGCCTCCCGCGGCACCTGGCCGAATGGATCGGTTCGCTCGGGTTGTCGAAGTTCCAGCTCATCCTGATGCTGGCGGCCTTCTACATCGTGCTGGGGTGCTTCCTGGACGGCATCTCGATGGTGGTGCTGACCATGGGCGTGATCATGCCGACCGTCATCGCGGCGGGCATCGATCCGGTGTGGTTCGGGATCTTCGTCGTGCTGGTGGTCGAGATGGCGCAGATCACGCCGCCTGTGGGCTTCAACCTCTTCGTGCTGCAGGGCATGACGGGCAAGGACCTGCTCTACATCGCGCGCGTGACGCTGCCGATGTTCGTGCTCATGATGGCGGCGGTGCTGCTCATCTACTTCGTGCCGCAGCTGGTGACATGGCTGCCCCAGCAGATGGCACCCTGA
- a CDS encoding TRAP transporter small permease — protein MRKTLDLLYMSAAALAALFMIGLLVMVLLSIIGRQLHFNIPGIDAYAGYLMAGAGFLALAHTLKRGEHIRVTLVLQHLPPAAQRWLERWAMGAAALLALLFAWYSVRLVWQSLDYHDISTGNDATPLWIPQLSMALGTIVFAVAALDEFVIEWRGRPAKPIETEALRHE, from the coding sequence ATGCGCAAGACGCTTGATCTTCTCTACATGAGCGCCGCCGCACTGGCGGCGCTTTTCATGATCGGCCTGCTGGTGATGGTGCTCCTGTCCATCATCGGCCGGCAACTTCACTTCAACATTCCGGGCATCGACGCCTACGCCGGCTACCTGATGGCCGGTGCCGGTTTTCTCGCGCTCGCGCACACGCTAAAGCGCGGCGAACACATCCGCGTGACGCTGGTGCTGCAGCACCTGCCGCCCGCGGCGCAGCGCTGGCTCGAACGCTGGGCCATGGGCGCCGCGGCGCTGCTTGCACTGCTTTTTGCCTGGTACAGCGTGCGGCTGGTCTGGCAATCGCTCGACTACCACGACATCTCCACCGGCAACGACGCCACCCCGCTGTGGATACCGCAGCTGTCGATGGCGCTCGGCACCATCGTCTTCGCCGTCGCGGCGCTCGACGAATTCGTGATCGAGTGGCGCGGCCGCCCGGCCAAGCCCATCGAGACGGAGGCGCTGCGCCATGAGTGA
- a CDS encoding TRAP transporter substrate-binding protein, whose protein sequence is MNHKFGIALAGLTLGAAAFAQTKWDLPTAYPASNFHTENITQFASDVDKGSGGKLKITVHANASLFKAPEIKRAVQGGQAQLGEILLVNYQNEWQMFGADGIPFLADSYDAAWKLYQAQKPALEKKLAEQGIQLLYTVAWPPQGIFVKKEIASAADLKGVKWRAYSPATARIGELVGAQPVTVQQAELSQAMATGVIESYMSSGSTGYDTKTYEYIKNFYDTQAWLPKNAVLMNKKAFDALDKPTQDAVLKAAADAEKRGWDLSKKKNVEYLDLLKKNGMTVHVPSAQLKTDMKKVGDTMIKEWTEKAGPEGQAVIDAYKKM, encoded by the coding sequence ATGAATCACAAGTTCGGCATTGCCCTCGCTGGCCTGACCCTCGGCGCAGCAGCCTTTGCGCAGACCAAGTGGGACCTGCCCACCGCCTACCCGGCGAGCAACTTCCACACGGAGAACATCACCCAGTTCGCAAGCGATGTCGACAAGGGCAGCGGCGGCAAGCTCAAGATCACCGTGCATGCCAACGCGTCGCTCTTCAAGGCGCCCGAGATCAAGCGCGCCGTGCAAGGCGGCCAGGCGCAGCTCGGCGAGATCCTTCTGGTGAACTACCAGAACGAATGGCAGATGTTCGGTGCCGACGGCATTCCGTTCCTGGCCGACAGCTACGACGCCGCCTGGAAGCTCTACCAGGCGCAGAAGCCCGCGCTCGAGAAGAAGCTCGCCGAGCAAGGCATCCAGCTGCTCTACACGGTGGCGTGGCCGCCGCAAGGCATCTTCGTGAAGAAGGAAATCGCATCGGCCGCCGACCTGAAGGGCGTGAAGTGGCGCGCCTACAGCCCCGCCACGGCGCGCATCGGCGAACTCGTCGGCGCGCAGCCCGTCACGGTGCAGCAGGCCGAGTTGTCGCAGGCCATGGCCACCGGCGTGATCGAGTCGTACATGTCCTCGGGCTCCACCGGCTACGACACCAAGACCTACGAGTACATCAAGAACTTCTACGACACGCAGGCGTGGCTTCCGAAGAACGCGGTGCTCATGAACAAGAAGGCCTTCGACGCGCTCGACAAGCCCACGCAGGACGCGGTGCTCAAGGCCGCGGCCGACGCCGAGAAGCGCGGCTGGGACCTCTCGAAGAAGAAGAACGTCGAATACCTCGACCTTCTCAAGAAGAACGGCATGACGGTGCATGTGCCCTCGGCGCAGCTCAAGACCGACATGAAGAAAGTGGGCGACACCATGATCAAGGAGTGGACCGAAAAGGCCGGCCCCGAAGGCCAGGCCGTCATCGACGCCTACAAGAAGATGTGA